From Garra rufa chromosome 19, GarRuf1.0, whole genome shotgun sequence, the proteins below share one genomic window:
- the rpl28 gene encoding large ribosomal subunit protein eL28 has translation MASSHLQWLVIRNNSSFLIKRNKQTYSTEPYNLKAKNSFRFNGLVHRKTVGIEPAADGKGVVVILKKRPGQHKPGNSYEKITVNKNSRATLTSVKNIIRKNKYRRDLRMAAMRRVSAILKSQKPVVVKKKRSRTPKSS, from the exons ATGGCATCTTCTCACCTGCAGTGGTTGGTCATCAGGAACAATTCTAGTTTCCTTATCAAGAGGAACAAGCAGACCTACAGCACC GAGCCTTATAACCTGAAGGCCAAGAATTCTTTCCGCTTCAATGGTCTCGTTCACCGCAAGACTGTTGGCATCGAGCCGGCCGCTGATGGCAAAGGTGTGGTCGTCATCCTGAAGAAACGTCCAG GTCAGCATAAACCTGGCAACTCGTACGAGAAGATCACCGTCAACAAGAACTCTCGCGCCACCCTCACCAGCGTGAAGAACATCATCCGCAAAAATAAGTACAGGAGAGACCTGCGCATG GCTGCTATGAGACGCGTTAGCGCCATCCTCAAGAGTCAGAAGCCTGTGGTGGTGAAGAAGAAGCGCTCCAGGACTCCCAAGAGTTCATAA